The sequence below is a genomic window from Streptosporangium lutulentum.
GCAGGCCGCCGTTGGGCAGCTCGCGCATGTAGCCGTTGGGAAACTGCTTGCCGAGCGGGGTGTTGGGAGGGAAGCGGACGTGCTGCAGGTTGCGGGGGAGACTGAACAGGACCGTGTTGCCGGTTTTGGTGTCCACACTGGCCACGTTCATGCTGTCGGTCCGCACGCCCTCCCTGTTGCCCGCGCCATCGCCGCCGACGAGCAGGAAGTTCACCCGGGTGCGGCCGTTCCACGGATCCTCGTGCTTGACCGGGGCCACCGCGGGGTTGTCCGTGGAGCTCTGGAAGATGGCGTTGGCCGCGTCCTTGACGGTCAGCACGGTGCTCGCGGTCAGCGCGAACGGCGCCGTCACCGCCACGCAGAGCACGCCCACCACGATGCCCGACACGATCTGGCCCCTGCCGCTCAGGCGGTTGGGGCGCAGGGAGACGTAGGACCAGAGCACCAGCAGGAACCAGCAGAACGCGCCGACGATGGCCAGGATCGTCCCGGCGAGGAGCGTGCCGTCCTGGGCGACCAGACCGGCGTCGCCGCTCAGGACGAACCCCCCGATCAGCGCGGTCAGCAGCAGCGCGCCGAAGATCCCGAGCAGGATGAAGCCGGTACGGCGACGCCCCGCGCGCAGGTGGGCCGAGCCCGGAAGGATTATGGATAGAGCGGTCCAGCCGACGAGCGAGAGGGGCGTCAGCGGCTTGGCGAACCGCATCCGTCCCGGGGGGGCGGGAACGGAGGGCCGGGTTTCGGCCTCCCGCGTCTGCTCGGGCCGCGTGTCCGGCGCGCCCTGCGCGTGACGGGCGTCCTGCCCGTCCTGTTCCGCCTGCTCGGGTCGTCTGCCCGGAGCGTCCTGCCGGTCCTGGGCGGCAGGCCGGCCCCGCCCGTCAGGGGGGCGGTGCCCCTCCGGTACGGCCTCCGCGTGATGCGGGTCCTGCGTGTCGGCCGGGCCCCGTGCCCCCGGCGGGTCCTGCGTGTCGGCCGGGCCCCGCGCTCCCGGCGATCCCTGCGCGTCGGCCGGGCCCCGCGTCCCCGACGGTCCCTGCACGTCGGATGATCCGTCCGTGCCGTCGGGACCTGGGCCGGGGGCCGCGCTGCGCCGCCGGGAGCGCCGTTTCCCACCCTCACTGGCGAGATCCCCCGAGTCTTGCCCAAGGCGCATCGTCACACCGCTTCCTACTACGTCTTATCCCGGTCCACCTGGCGAAACGGCCAAAGTTCCCTAATTCCACGGAATTGTCAGGATTCTAGCCCTCATACACGGACATGGCAGACGGATGACCAATTTGTGGTTAATGGTCCCTTACACTACGGCGTCGCCGGGTTGGTCTGGGTGAGGGCCGCTGGTGCGGGTGGAGGCGCCCCGGAGGCGGCGGCGGGAGATATGACCCGCCGTCCGCCACGCTGTCTCCCCAT
It includes:
- a CDS encoding LCP family glycopolymer transferase codes for the protein MRLGQDSGDLASEGGKRRSRRRSAAPGPGPDGTDGSSDVQGPSGTRGPADAQGSPGARGPADTQDPPGARGPADTQDPHHAEAVPEGHRPPDGRGRPAAQDRQDAPGRRPEQAEQDGQDARHAQGAPDTRPEQTREAETRPSVPAPPGRMRFAKPLTPLSLVGWTALSIILPGSAHLRAGRRRTGFILLGIFGALLLTALIGGFVLSGDAGLVAQDGTLLAGTILAIVGAFCWFLLVLWSYVSLRPNRLSGRGQIVSGIVVGVLCVAVTAPFALTASTVLTVKDAANAIFQSSTDNPAVAPVKHEDPWNGRTRVNFLLVGGDGAGNREGVRTDSMNVASVDTKTGNTVLFSLPRNLQHVRFPPNTPLGKQFPNGYMRELPNGGLLNEIWQYGEEHPDIVPGKTGERGPRALMDAIGFTLNLKIDYYALINMFGFAHLVDAIGGLKIRVDNDVKWGGHYGTAGTIKAGYRTLSGEEALWYGRSRVESDDFSRMNRQRCVIGAFAQQATPQVVLTNFTKIAGVAKQMAKTDIPRELLPHLVELGLKVKDAKITSLQFVPPDFWPGAADWQKIRTATARALRPPARRPQAARVTPSPGTSGTTPTLTPKPTRTVAALPSQTPTQNGSKAGAQALSDLCGF